Part of the Chitinophagaceae bacterium genome, TTATTTTCCATTCTATTTTAGTGGGTTTTATTTCTTATTTCTTTAAAAAATATACGAAGTATGTTTTCACATTCTTTTTCCATTACCATACTTTTTACTTTTGTTTTGTTATGAAGTATTTTTGAGTTTATTTGGGAGTAGCCTTTTTTATGATCTTTTGCTCCATATACTAAGCATCCTAGTTGACTCCACGAACAAGCACCCGCACACATAACACAAGGTTCTAATGTAACGTAGAGAGTGCATTGGTGTAAATATTTTGAGTGGACATAATTTTGAGCTGCTGTAAGGGTAATCATTTCAGAATGTGCGGTTACATCACAGAGTTTTTCTGTCAAATTATGCCCTTTAGCAATAATAGTGTTTTCAAAAACTAAAACTGAACCCACAGGAA contains:
- a CDS encoding nucleoside deaminase; the protein is MLLLEERDTYFMQKALLEAKKALLLGEVPVGSVLVFENTIIAKGHNLTEKLCDVTAHSEMITLTAAQNYVHSKYLHQCTLYVTLEPCVMCAGACSWSQLGCLVYGAKDHKKGYSQINSKILHNKTKVKSMVMEKECENILRIFFKEIRNKTH